Proteins from a genomic interval of Sesamum indicum cultivar Zhongzhi No. 13 unplaced genomic scaffold, S_indicum_v1.0 scaffold00121, whole genome shotgun sequence:
- the LOC105179095 gene encoding uncharacterized protein LOC105179095, whose translation MSDLPKYDGARGSLEHLAAFDMVMNLYGQSGPINAKLFVTTLTGKAQEWFINLPPGSIESHEQLVQKFTFYFASERKQKRSATHLFTIRQQDNETLKSFMGRFNNETLEVQDLRIDMMVSILIHGLKKGVFASALARDPPSHMEQLMNLAQKYINEE comes from the coding sequence ATGTCCGACCTGCCAAAGTACGACGGAGCAAGAGGCTCGCTGGAACATCTGGCCGCATTTGACATGGTAATGAATCTTTACGGGCAATCGGGCCCAATTAACGCTAAACTTTTTGTCACAACTTTGACAGGAAAGGCCCAAGAATGGTTCATAAATTTACCACCCGGAAGCATTGAGTCTCATGAGCAACTGGTGCAGAAATTTACCTTCTACTTCGCTAGTGAGAGGAAACAAAAACGATCGGCAACGCATTTATTCACTATAAGGCAGCAAGATAACGAGACATTGAAAAGTTTCATGGGAAGATTCAACAACGAGACACTTGAAGTGCAGGATTTAAGAATTGACATGATGGTCAGCATCCTAATACATGGCTTGAAGAAAGGCGTATTTGCATCAGCTTTAGCAAGAGACCCCCCATCTCACATGGAGCAGCTTATGAACCTGGCTCAAAAGTATATTAACGAAGAGTAA